One window of the Amycolatopsis mediterranei genome contains the following:
- a CDS encoding CGNR zinc finger domain-containing protein — protein sequence MSEDFRLDMGAPWLNLLATRGRHFGAQPVERIPTPARLRDWLARVELTPLAPVGPAELHEAHRLREVLRELALGAVDGIPPKAGQVGPLAAFLKTEPVHLAALDRLHRSAPPTAAAAFARLAHQAADWLTGPLRHDLRACPEQDCRGVFADPGGRRRWCPSPACASRGRVRALRERRRAES from the coding sequence GTGTCCGAAGACTTCCGCCTCGACATGGGCGCACCCTGGCTGAACCTGCTCGCCACCCGCGGCCGCCACTTCGGCGCCCAGCCGGTCGAGCGGATCCCGACGCCTGCGCGCCTGCGCGACTGGCTCGCCCGGGTCGAATTGACGCCGCTCGCGCCGGTTGGGCCGGCCGAACTGCACGAAGCCCACCGGCTGCGCGAGGTCCTCCGCGAACTCGCCTTGGGCGCGGTCGACGGAATTCCGCCGAAAGCCGGCCAGGTCGGCCCGCTGGCGGCGTTCCTCAAGACCGAGCCGGTGCACCTGGCCGCGCTCGACCGGCTGCACCGCAGCGCCCCGCCGACCGCGGCGGCCGCCTTCGCGCGGTTGGCGCACCAGGCCGCGGACTGGCTCACCGGCCCCTTGCGGCACGACCTGCGGGCCTGCCCCGAGCAGGACTGCCGAGGCGTCTTCGCCGATCCGGGCGGTCGGCGGCGCTGGTGTCCCTCTCCGGCCTGCGCCAGCCGGGGCCGGGTGCGCGCGCTCAGGGAGCGGCGGCGCGCGGAATCATGA